Proteins encoded by one window of Ignavibacteriota bacterium:
- a CDS encoding septal ring lytic transglycosylase RlpA family protein, which produces MIVFFDSRKLVMLLISSVAGLLLALFSINLLLAEETTESLSVKVITNTSNSNDIQNVLYENSVFDENIYEIDGVASHYGKRFHKRKTASGERYNMHQFTAAHKTLPFGTILKVTNTNNGKSTFVRINDRGPFIKKRIIDLSHKSADLIGDMGLPKIKIEGFIRNQFEIPVSLEEDYFYAYSLSHKPIILPADYFGIQYTFRDFNSAVEHYLHLIESGSVDEERIFIVFDNNTYSSYNPENEVYYIASWRPPLPRKVPEMVAEKVKLFEK; this is translated from the coding sequence ATGATAGTATTTTTTGACAGTAGAAAGCTTGTAATGCTACTAATATCTTCCGTTGCGGGTTTATTGCTTGCATTGTTTTCTATTAATCTTCTGTTAGCTGAAGAAACTACAGAGAGTTTGAGTGTAAAAGTTATAACTAATACCTCAAATTCAAATGATATTCAGAATGTTCTTTATGAAAATTCGGTCTTTGACGAGAATATATATGAGATTGATGGAGTTGCATCTCATTATGGAAAAAGATTTCACAAAAGAAAAACTGCAAGCGGGGAGAGGTACAATATGCACCAATTTACCGCTGCACATAAAACTTTGCCATTTGGAACAATTCTGAAAGTAACAAATACAAATAACGGTAAGTCAACTTTTGTGAGAATAAATGACCGCGGACCGTTTATTAAGAAAAGAATTATTGATTTATCCCATAAATCAGCTGATTTAATTGGAGATATGGGACTTCCAAAAATCAAAATCGAAGGTTTTATAAGAAACCAGTTTGAAATACCGGTTTCTTTGGAAGAAGACTATTTTTACGCTTATTCATTAAGCCATAAGCCAATAATTTTACCTGCGGATTACTTTGGTATTCAATATACTTTCAGAGATTTTAATTCTGCAGTCGAGCATTATTTGCACCTTATCGAATCCGGCTCTGTTGATGAAGAGCGTATATTTATTGTTTTTGACAACAATACTTACAGTAGCTATAATCCTGAAAACGAAGTTTATTACATCGCTTCATGGAGACCACCACTTCCAAGAAAAGTACCTGAAATGGTTGCTGAAAAAGTCAAATTGTTTGAAAAATAG